A stretch of the Bacteroidales bacterium genome encodes the following:
- the rfbB gene encoding dTDP-glucose 4,6-dehydratase: MSKTIIITGGAGFIGSHLVRILLKKYPNYKIVNIDKLTYAGNLENLRDVENNKNYVFAKADICDFEKINNLFNTHKPDGVINLAAESHVDRSIINPNEFVFTNVLGTVNLLNAAKNLWKDDFSNKKFHHVSTDEVYGSLGDVGLFSETTSYDPRSPYSASKASSDHFVKAYFHTYKLPVVITNCSNNYGAFQFPEKLIPLIINNILNNKPLPIYGKGLNVRDWLYVEDHASAIDLVFHNGRLGETYNVGGNNEWKNIDLVLLLCKIMDKKLGKKEGSSEQLITYVKDRAGHDMRYAIDSSKIQNELGWKPSVSFEEGLEKTVDWYLENKKWLENITSGDYMNYYKNMYENR, from the coding sequence ATGAGCAAAACAATAATTATTACTGGTGGAGCGGGATTTATAGGATCTCATTTGGTTAGAATTTTACTAAAAAAATATCCTAATTACAAAATTGTAAATATTGACAAACTAACATACGCTGGAAATCTTGAGAATTTACGTGATGTTGAAAACAATAAAAATTATGTCTTTGCAAAAGCTGACATTTGCGACTTTGAAAAAATAAACAATCTATTCAACACACACAAACCAGACGGAGTGATTAACTTAGCAGCAGAATCGCATGTTGACAGAAGTATTATCAATCCAAATGAATTTGTTTTTACAAATGTTCTCGGCACAGTAAATTTGTTAAATGCTGCCAAAAACTTATGGAAAGATGATTTTTCAAACAAAAAATTCCATCATGTATCTACAGATGAAGTTTATGGCTCACTTGGAGATGTTGGACTTTTCTCTGAAACCACTTCTTACGACCCACGCAGCCCATATTCAGCTTCAAAAGCCTCAAGCGACCATTTTGTAAAAGCATATTTCCACACATATAAGCTACCAGTGGTTATTACAAATTGCAGCAATAACTACGGAGCATTTCAATTCCCTGAAAAACTTATTCCGCTAATAATTAACAATATATTAAACAACAAGCCGCTCCCAATCTATGGAAAAGGCTTAAACGTTAGAGATTGGCTTTATGTAGAAGACCATGCTTCTGCAATAGATTTAGTTTTCCACAATGGAAGACTTGGCGAAACCTACAATGTTGGCGGCAATAATGAATGGAAAAATATTGATTTAGTTTTATTGCTTTGCAAGATAATGGATAAAAAACTTGGTAAAAAAGAAGGTTCGTCTGAGCAGCTAATTACCTATGTAAAAGACAGAGCTGGACACGATATGAGATATGCCATTGATTCCTCTAAAATTCAAAATGAGTTAGGTTGGAAGCCTTCCGTTTCTTTTGAAGAAGGACTTGAAAAAACTGTTGATTGGTATTTAGAAAATAAGAAATGGCTCGAAAACATTACTTCTGGCGACTATATGAATTATTATAAAAACATGTATGAAAATAGATAA
- the galE gene encoding UDP-glucose 4-epimerase GalE, protein MKTILITGGLGYIGSHTAIELINSGINVIIADNLSNSEEAVLDRIFQITGIRPDFYKINVCNLDELNKIHANIDGVIHFAAYKSVNESVEKPLEYYANNINSLISILEFCKIKKIKSLVFSSSCTVYGQSEKLPITESDPFRKAWSPYGHTKQICEEIIQNYILSKPEMRIISLRYFNPAGAHESGLIGELPQGIPNNLLPYITQTAFGIREKINVFGSDYNTPDGTPIRDYIHVTDLAIAHIKAFEYSEKMENNSVEIFNIGSGNGYSVLEVIKSFEKVNNIKLPYSIVGRRAGDIEKIWADTSKAENILKFKPMRTLDDINRSAYNWEKHYRENLK, encoded by the coding sequence ATGAAGACAATTTTAATTACAGGTGGCTTAGGCTATATTGGTTCACACACAGCTATTGAACTAATTAACTCAGGTATAAACGTAATTATTGCTGACAACTTATCTAACAGCGAAGAAGCTGTTTTGGATAGAATTTTTCAAATTACAGGAATTAGACCAGATTTTTATAAAATAAATGTCTGCAACCTTGATGAATTAAATAAAATTCACGCAAACATTGACGGAGTAATTCATTTTGCTGCATACAAAAGTGTAAATGAATCTGTTGAAAAGCCACTCGAATATTATGCAAATAATATTAATTCCCTCATAAGCATTTTAGAATTCTGTAAAATAAAGAAAATTAAATCTTTGGTGTTTTCATCATCATGCACAGTTTACGGACAAAGCGAAAAACTACCAATTACAGAATCTGATCCTTTTAGGAAGGCATGGTCGCCATACGGGCACACAAAGCAAATATGCGAAGAAATTATTCAAAATTACATTCTATCAAAACCTGAAATGCGAATAATTTCCCTCCGCTACTTCAATCCAGCTGGAGCACACGAAAGCGGACTAATTGGAGAATTGCCACAAGGAATACCAAACAATCTTTTGCCATACATAACCCAAACAGCTTTTGGAATTAGAGAAAAGATAAACGTTTTCGGAAGCGACTATAACACTCCTGATGGAACTCCAATTAGAGACTACATCCACGTTACAGATTTAGCCATAGCACATATTAAAGCTTTTGAGTATTCCGAAAAAATGGAAAATAATTCAGTGGAAATTTTTAATATCGGTAGCGGAAACGGTTATTCTGTGCTAGAAGTCATTAAAAGTTTTGAAAAAGTAAACAATATAAAACTGCCATACAGCATTGTTGGACGAAGAGCTGGCGATATAGAAAAAATTTGGGCTGATACATCAAAAGCCGAAAATATTTTAAAATTTAAGCCAATGCGAACGCTTGATGACATTAATCGTTCTGCATATAATTGGGAAAAACATTATAGGGAAAATTTAAAATAA